The proteins below come from a single Deltaproteobacteria bacterium genomic window:
- a CDS encoding TolC family protein, whose amino-acid sequence MTKVTIKKIGFVVFLVAVSLSDIYSRNAQAQASGPGGHAQAIQTAAVAESDSLFSLDRCIDIALAKNPEIAAAQGDMSAAESRFDAARAAFWPQVSAEGSYQRYGDNQRLIAARYNGELGVFDNDILRADLVARMTLYAGGRITSEAGTAGKLSEAEKKRFIRTRDELIYSVTGVYFSILGQKKVIASLEFSRGALEENRKRVSQLYDVQKVAKVDLLRTEVRLSDLNQNIIKEENTLAVQERLLFNLMGYDAVPEKARLEDKADLPLETSIDMRRLIESALQKRPDYQAAKDRLEAQELRVAAAKSGYLPSVNLLGTYGIRNASSAADMGKNTKSTEDASYIGVVLSVPLFEGGRVAAKVAEESAILAAARDRLKKLDLQIRQETETAALDVLSNTARFRATGKSIEQAKESLRIESLKYELGKGSITDVLDAQAALLQIETSNCRACIDYHISMARLKLATGGTL is encoded by the coding sequence GTGACCAAAGTAACGATAAAGAAAATAGGTTTCGTCGTCTTTCTCGTGGCCGTCTCCCTGTCCGACATCTATTCCCGCAATGCCCAAGCCCAGGCGTCGGGACCCGGAGGCCATGCGCAGGCAATTCAGACCGCCGCCGTCGCGGAAAGCGACTCTCTCTTTTCACTGGATCGCTGTATCGACATAGCGCTGGCGAAAAATCCTGAGATCGCCGCCGCCCAAGGGGATATGTCTGCGGCCGAATCGAGGTTCGATGCCGCGCGGGCCGCTTTCTGGCCTCAGGTGAGCGCCGAAGGCAGCTATCAACGATACGGAGACAACCAGAGGTTGATTGCGGCCCGGTACAACGGGGAGTTGGGCGTCTTCGATAACGATATCCTGCGGGCCGATCTGGTGGCGCGAATGACCCTTTACGCCGGGGGGCGCATCACCAGCGAAGCCGGCACCGCTGGAAAGCTATCCGAAGCGGAAAAGAAAAGGTTCATCCGTACCCGGGATGAGCTGATCTACAGCGTAACCGGTGTTTATTTCTCGATTCTCGGACAGAAGAAGGTCATCGCTTCCCTGGAATTTTCTCGGGGGGCGCTCGAAGAAAACAGAAAACGGGTTTCGCAACTCTATGACGTCCAGAAGGTTGCCAAGGTTGATCTCCTGCGGACGGAAGTCCGTCTATCGGATCTGAATCAGAATATCATCAAGGAAGAAAATACATTGGCCGTCCAGGAGCGCCTCTTGTTCAACCTGATGGGATATGACGCAGTCCCGGAAAAGGCGCGATTGGAAGATAAAGCGGACCTTCCTTTAGAAACGTCCATCGATATGAGACGGTTGATCGAATCGGCCTTGCAAAAACGCCCCGATTACCAGGCCGCAAAAGACCGGTTGGAGGCTCAGGAACTGCGGGTGGCAGCTGCGAAGTCCGGTTACCTGCCCAGCGTCAACTTGTTGGGGACTTACGGCATCAGGAACGCTTCAAGCGCGGCGGACATGGGAAAAAACACCAAATCAACGGAAGACGCGAGTTACATCGGCGTCGTCCTTTCGGTGCCGCTGTTCGAGGGTGGTCGCGTTGCCGCGAAGGTCGCCGAGGAGTCCGCCATTCTCGCGGCGGCGCGGGATCGGTTGAAAAAACTGGACCTTCAGATCCGGCAGGAGACGGAGACGGCGGCCCTCGACGTGCTGTCGAATACAGCGCGGTTCAGGGCGACGGGAAAATCGATCGAGCAGGCGAAGGAAAGCCTCCGCATCGAGTCGTTGAAGTACGAACTGGGCAAGGGGTCCATCACGGATGTCCTCGACGCCCAAGCCGCCTTGCTCCAGATAGAAACGAGCAATTGCCGGGCCTGCATCGATTATCACATATCCATGGCCAGACTGAAGCTGGCAACGGGAGGAACGTTATGA
- a CDS encoding efflux RND transporter periplasmic adaptor subunit, whose amino-acid sequence MSKRVIFISGILAFLFLNVCMWRYAPTSAAAEVAPAKNLPVVAVTVATSGSIGRSIDLDGTVEAARIARMSSPAEGPIGYCGDSVVREGDRVKKDQKLICIGRDKSINALLTATQLDLKKEQDELERVKKLVENGAIPGDQLGIANAKYENAKAQLARVEESRTDYQITAPWSGIVSKVMVVEGDYVAPRTPLIEIFDPASLVVRFAVPEADAQSVGADKILSVILDAYPGKTFSARINRVYPKLDPGTRTRLAEAVVSEKIALMPGFFARIQLNVQTHDKAVMVPAEAVLVNATGARVVFVVQEGKAVARKVMTGIESGRMIEIVSGVKPGERVVVAGNEKLKDGTEVKLLEKKGGPDVKADAAKPVAAATKGTPK is encoded by the coding sequence ATGAGCAAGCGAGTCATCTTTATTTCCGGAATTTTAGCCTTTTTATTTCTGAACGTCTGCATGTGGCGATATGCGCCGACCTCAGCCGCGGCGGAAGTTGCGCCTGCCAAGAATCTGCCTGTCGTAGCGGTCACTGTGGCGACGTCCGGTTCCATCGGTCGGTCCATCGATCTGGACGGCACGGTGGAGGCGGCAAGAATCGCCCGGATGTCATCCCCCGCCGAAGGCCCCATCGGCTATTGCGGCGATAGCGTCGTCCGCGAGGGTGATCGCGTGAAAAAAGACCAGAAGCTCATCTGCATCGGCCGGGATAAGTCAATCAACGCCCTCCTGACCGCTACTCAATTGGATTTGAAAAAGGAGCAGGATGAACTGGAGCGGGTAAAAAAACTGGTTGAAAACGGGGCCATTCCTGGAGACCAGCTCGGCATCGCCAACGCCAAATACGAAAATGCCAAGGCGCAGTTAGCCAGGGTCGAGGAGAGCCGCACGGACTATCAGATCACCGCCCCCTGGAGCGGCATTGTCTCCAAGGTGATGGTGGTCGAAGGCGATTACGTGGCCCCTAGGACCCCCCTGATTGAAATATTTGATCCGGCGAGTCTTGTCGTCCGCTTTGCTGTTCCCGAGGCGGATGCGCAAAGCGTCGGCGCCGACAAGATCTTGTCCGTCATCCTGGACGCCTATCCCGGAAAAACTTTTTCAGCCCGGATCAATCGCGTCTATCCAAAGCTCGACCCCGGCACGCGCACCCGGCTTGCCGAGGCGGTTGTGTCGGAGAAGATCGCCCTGATGCCGGGATTCTTCGCCAGAATTCAACTGAATGTGCAGACCCATGATAAGGCGGTTATGGTCCCCGCAGAAGCCGTCCTCGTCAATGCGACAGGCGCTCGCGTGGTCTTCGTTGTCCAGGAAGGAAAGGCCGTCGCGAGAAAGGTTATGACGGGGATCGAATCGGGACGGATGATCGAGATCGTCAGCGGAGTGAAACCTGGCGAACGGGTCGTCGTGGCCGGCAATGAAAAATTGAAAGACGGAACGGAGGTCAAACTGCTGGAGAAGAAAGGCGGACCGGATGTCAAGGCGGACGCAGCCAAACCGGTGGCAGCCGCTACGAAAGGAACGCCCAAATGA
- a CDS encoding (Fe-S)-binding protein, producing MVRRNEKITHLSQISSPGDEPLAPMSIDELLALPGLEQPPLAPLKARWLESYDFSLDGFSDFDLPKPTTLEEEERLVKGFLSGLKKLFDPHNNWPFVKNLRLAMDYCVRCQTCSEACHVYVGSGRQEIYRPTFRAEILRRLYQRYLTTGGKLLGSFLGADIELNAKTVWRLLELSYRCNLCRRCAAVCPVGIDNALIAREIRKLFSQELGIAPPELLKKGTRQQLQVGSSTGMNPAGFRDLVECVEDIILEKTGKKIKLPVDKKGADILLIHNAGEFLSWPENPAAFAILFDAAGIDWTLSSEQLGYDAVNYGVWFDDVELTRIAVRHVTLAKELGVNKIVVGECGHAHKTLCVIADRLLPGELSLSEMPRESCLPLLWAIVKSGRVRFDPARNDFPITLHDPCNVVRLMGIVRPQREIIKAVCAQPLREMTPQGVENYCCGGGGGFAIMDTLNFAQWRNNVSVRVKVSQILAAFQDVLEADTDKCVIAPCSNCKGTLREALRHYGLEEKYRIHYTGLADLMVNAMADLPRPYIDWHLGE from the coding sequence ATGGTGAGAAGAAATGAAAAAATAACACATTTATCGCAAATTTCTTCACCAGGCGATGAGCCGCTGGCGCCCATGTCCATTGATGAATTGCTGGCGCTGCCCGGCCTGGAGCAGCCACCGCTGGCGCCTCTCAAGGCGCGCTGGCTGGAAAGTTATGACTTTTCGTTGGACGGTTTTTCCGATTTTGACCTGCCCAAACCCACCACGCTGGAAGAGGAAGAGCGGCTGGTCAAGGGATTCTTGAGCGGGCTGAAAAAGCTGTTCGATCCGCATAACAACTGGCCATTTGTCAAGAACCTGCGGTTGGCCATGGACTATTGCGTCCGCTGCCAGACCTGCTCGGAAGCGTGCCACGTCTATGTAGGCAGCGGGCGGCAAGAGATTTATCGCCCCACCTTTCGCGCTGAAATTTTACGACGGCTTTACCAGCGTTACCTGACCACCGGCGGCAAGTTGCTGGGCTCTTTTCTCGGTGCGGACATCGAGCTGAATGCCAAGACGGTTTGGCGTCTGTTAGAGTTGTCCTATCGCTGCAACCTCTGTAGGCGCTGCGCGGCGGTCTGCCCGGTCGGCATAGACAACGCCCTGATTGCCCGCGAGATTCGCAAGCTTTTCAGCCAGGAGTTAGGCATCGCACCGCCGGAGCTGTTGAAAAAGGGCACCCGCCAACAACTTCAGGTGGGATCCTCGACCGGTATGAACCCAGCCGGTTTTAGAGACCTGGTCGAGTGTGTAGAGGACATTATCCTGGAAAAGACGGGCAAAAAAATCAAACTGCCGGTGGACAAGAAAGGCGCTGATATTCTTTTGATCCACAATGCCGGCGAATTTCTTTCCTGGCCGGAAAACCCGGCTGCTTTTGCCATCCTTTTTGATGCGGCCGGTATTGATTGGACGCTCAGCAGTGAGCAGTTGGGCTACGACGCTGTCAACTACGGCGTCTGGTTCGATGATGTGGAACTGACCCGCATTGCCGTGCGGCACGTCACTCTGGCCAAAGAGTTAGGAGTCAACAAGATCGTAGTAGGCGAGTGCGGCCACGCCCATAAAACCCTGTGCGTGATTGCCGACCGCCTCTTACCGGGCGAGCTCAGCCTGTCGGAAATGCCCCGCGAGAGCTGCCTGCCGCTGTTGTGGGCAATCGTCAAGAGCGGGCGGGTGCGCTTTGACCCGGCGCGGAACGATTTTCCCATCACCCTGCACGACCCCTGCAACGTGGTGCGGCTGATGGGCATTGTCCGCCCGCAACGAGAGATCATCAAGGCCGTGTGCGCCCAGCCCTTGCGCGAGATGACGCCCCAGGGCGTGGAGAACTATTGCTGCGGCGGCGGGGGCGGGTTCGCCATTATGGACACGCTCAACTTTGCGCAATGGCGAAATAACGTGTCTGTGCGCGTCAAGGTGAGCCAGATACTGGCGGCGTTCCAGGATGTGCTGGAAGCCGACACGGACAAGTGCGTCATCGCGCCCTGCTCGAACTGCAAGGGAACCCTCCGCGAGGCGCTCCGACATTACGGCCTGGAGGAGAAATACCGCATCCACTATACCGGCCTGGCCGATTTGATGGTAAATGCCATGGCCGACTTGCCGAGGCCTTACATTGACTGGCACCTTGGGGAATAG
- a CDS encoding HD domain-containing protein codes for MGIRTAATVHDVGKIHIPAEILSKPGKLSHKEFALIEDHPQIDYEILKEIEFPWSVARAVFQHHERLGGSGYPQGLSGEDITLEARIIGVADVVEAVTSHRPYRPALGINKALEEISKNRGILYDPQVVDACLSLFAKGEFDFEENRTYD; via the coding sequence ATGGGCATCCGGACGGCGGCGACGGTCCACGACGTGGGCAAGATACATATTCCGGCGGAGATTTTAAGCAAACCCGGAAAATTAAGTCATAAAGAATTTGCTTTGATAGAGGATCATCCCCAAATCGATTATGAAATATTGAAGGAGATCGAATTTCCCTGGTCGGTTGCCCGGGCCGTATTCCAGCACCACGAGAGGCTCGGCGGCTCCGGATACCCACAGGGACTATCAGGTGAAGATATCACTTTAGAGGCCAGGATTATCGGCGTGGCTGATGTCGTTGAAGCCGTCACCTCACACCGGCCTTACCGTCCGGCCTTGGGCATCAATAAGGCATTGGAAGAAATATCTAAAAACCGAGGCATCCTTTATGATCCCCAGGTCGTGGATGCCTGTTTGTCCCTGTTTGCCAAAGGAGAATTCGATTTTGAAGAGAATAGGACATATGACTGA
- a CDS encoding sulfite exporter TauE/SafE family protein: MTLTYIMAGIATFGFTIVLTIAGIGAAFILIPVFLALKIPLLTAMSTALLLNSVAMIFASITYAREKLIVFKSAIPILIMATVLSPLGARTAEHLPEHILKWLFVGFLVFAASMMLFYQAKERQIEDSTKKSFGYGLGVGSLAGYLGGLLGVGGGNIIVPVLVWLGFNPKKASATTAFIVIFSSLAGFLGHVSLGNINLGLLSLCTLGSIAGAILGAHLMTKRLSAKQVKAAIGIILYLIAIKMIMDLLK, from the coding sequence ATGACTCTTACTTACATTATGGCAGGAATAGCCACCTTCGGTTTTACGATAGTCTTAACGATAGCCGGTATCGGTGCGGCCTTCATCCTTATCCCCGTATTTTTAGCCTTAAAGATACCTCTTCTTACCGCTATGTCAACGGCGCTCCTGCTAAATTCAGTCGCCATGATATTTGCGTCCATAACCTATGCTAGGGAAAAGCTGATAGTTTTTAAAAGTGCCATTCCAATCCTCATTATGGCGACCGTACTTTCACCGCTGGGGGCGCGCACAGCGGAACATTTGCCGGAGCATATACTAAAATGGCTGTTTGTAGGGTTTCTGGTCTTTGCTGCTTCGATGATGCTGTTTTACCAGGCGAAAGAAAGACAAATTGAGGACAGCACTAAAAAATCATTTGGGTACGGGCTGGGTGTCGGTTCCCTGGCGGGCTATTTAGGCGGACTTTTGGGCGTCGGTGGGGGGAATATCATCGTACCGGTCCTCGTGTGGCTGGGATTCAATCCTAAGAAGGCATCCGCCACGACCGCTTTTATTGTTATATTTTCTTCCCTCGCGGGATTTTTGGGACATGTAAGCCTGGGGAACATAAATCTCGGATTGCTGTCTTTGTGTACCTTGGGGTCAATTGCCGGTGCGATATTGGGAGCACATCTCATGACTAAGAGATTAAGTGCGAAGCAGGTCAAAGCTGCAATTGGAATAATTTTGTATCTCATCGCAATCAAAATGATTATGGATTTGCTGAAATAA
- a CDS encoding FmdE family protein — protein MTTKHVPPEWTFEFHGHRCPFMPIGYRMGKLALSHLGLEPEPDHGFFIFPEIGEGHPQTCMMDGLQASTCATYGKLLMAKTFYGKLAATFYHPRKGAVRYSLNPDFIDAMGKFEFFVYRKKGVEPSQIPEAIRDEILQWVYEQPDDFLFQVEAKPDFKFIPVKGSFNKAKCSLCHEYVFDRYVRIKDGQPVCIPCSGY, from the coding sequence ATGACGACAAAACATGTTCCACCGGAATGGACTTTTGAGTTTCACGGCCACCGTTGTCCCTTCATGCCCATCGGTTATCGCATGGGCAAGCTGGCACTCTCGCATCTGGGTCTCGAACCTGAACCGGACCACGGGTTTTTCATCTTCCCGGAAATTGGCGAAGGACACCCTCAGACCTGCATGATGGACGGTCTGCAGGCGTCAACCTGCGCCACCTATGGGAAACTTTTAATGGCCAAGACCTTCTATGGCAAGTTGGCGGCGACGTTCTACCATCCCCGGAAAGGTGCCGTGCGCTACTCCCTCAATCCCGACTTCATCGACGCCATGGGGAAGTTCGAATTCTTTGTCTATCGAAAAAAGGGGGTGGAGCCGTCCCAGATCCCGGAAGCAATTAGAGATGAAATTCTCCAGTGGGTGTATGAACAGCCGGACGATTTTCTTTTTCAGGTAGAGGCAAAACCCGACTTCAAGTTCATACCGGTGAAGGGGTCGTTCAACAAGGCCAAATGCAGCCTGTGCCATGAGTACGTCTTCGATCGCTATGTCCGGATCAAGGATGGGCAGCCGGTGTGCATCCCCTGCTCGGGCTACTGA
- a CDS encoding efflux RND transporter permease subunit, which yields MKISALAVKRRIATAAIVMTLIILGAYGLWQLPTNFLPDMTYPMIKVYIYARGATPEELDVNVADPIERQMASVDGLDYLESSSIEGMYTLTANFQYGVSLDTAYQDALAAMARVARKLPKDIDPPLVFKSDPSQLPVIQLTVSSDQWDMVKLRTWVDKWLQNQIISVPGVAGTDITGGLKREILVHLDAAALEKYGLSLPAVTKRLQEENIEQFGGRITVGPREFIARTVGEYRSLDEIRAVVLKGGDAGKVSLRDVAKVEDSHEETRVITRIGGKPCVKLSVLKQAGANTVNVAQAVERKIAELKASLPGDIRLGIVENQADYVTAALKGVRNAAAEAAVLIILVVYLFLGSWRQALIMMLVLPITLIVNFALMKLAGFSLNIFSLGGLVVALGVVLDNAIVVVENITRLRHEGEPGTSETLAISGAAQVGPAIIAATLAFLAVFLPFLIVPGLISLLFKELILVVAGIVLISLLMALTATPMLTALLLGERGSRSVESGIFERFFESVKGRYEGLLRAVLRRRKLILSVFSVFMIGAASLFFWVGSEFLPAMDDGRVMIKVKLPTGASVGETDRILRDIEGKIAKDPLIESYFTLAGAKVLGLYAFEIANEGEINIQLVPRHKRKIGTKDYIRQVRSVVSKVPVPGGNLIVAQMKMKGMRKIGEADIEVKIKGEDMKVLFDLARKTSEAMNGLKYFRNVYVSMDLTKPEYQIRLDRTRAASLGVTVADVASAAQTLLSGAVPTRFRDGEDLYSIRLRMPEKEVASRQDVENLIISRSRGGYLRLRDVAKVIQATGPVEILREDQVKEVIIRGDAADVSIGQALDELKKAMAKFELPGSYEVFYGGQAQMMRDMTRSVVMILGFAMFFAFAVLAVQFNSLKLPALVLSVIPFCLSGTVAALFLTGIPMGATLIIGILVVIALTVNEGVLVITYAESLRSHEQLTAVEAIVTAAKIRLRPRLMLSFCFIAGLIPLALNIEEGGDMLQPIAVGAIGGLAVGVLVSLFLLPVFYVIFTGRER from the coding sequence ATGAAGATCTCCGCTCTGGCCGTCAAACGGCGCATCGCCACCGCCGCAATTGTCATGACGCTGATCATCCTGGGCGCCTATGGCTTGTGGCAACTGCCAACAAATTTCCTGCCCGATATGACCTATCCCATGATCAAGGTCTATATCTACGCCCGCGGCGCCACCCCCGAGGAACTGGACGTGAACGTCGCCGATCCCATCGAGCGACAAATGGCGTCGGTTGACGGACTGGACTACCTCGAATCCTCATCAATCGAAGGGATGTACACACTGACGGCGAACTTCCAGTACGGGGTTTCCCTCGACACCGCCTACCAGGACGCCCTGGCGGCGATGGCGAGGGTGGCCAGGAAGCTGCCGAAGGACATTGATCCTCCCCTCGTCTTCAAGTCGGACCCCTCCCAGCTTCCCGTGATCCAGCTCACCGTCTCGTCCGATCAGTGGGATATGGTCAAACTCCGCACCTGGGTGGACAAGTGGCTCCAGAATCAGATCATCTCCGTGCCGGGGGTCGCCGGGACGGATATCACCGGAGGGCTCAAACGGGAGATCCTGGTTCATCTGGACGCCGCTGCCCTGGAGAAATATGGCCTTTCCCTGCCGGCGGTGACCAAGCGGCTTCAGGAGGAAAACATCGAACAATTCGGCGGCCGGATCACCGTCGGCCCCCGCGAATTCATCGCACGGACGGTGGGCGAGTACCGTTCGCTGGACGAGATCAGGGCAGTGGTCCTGAAGGGTGGGGATGCGGGGAAGGTGTCCCTGCGGGACGTGGCAAAGGTCGAAGACAGCCACGAGGAGACGCGCGTGATCACCCGTATCGGTGGCAAACCGTGCGTCAAGTTGAGCGTCCTCAAGCAGGCCGGTGCCAACACCGTCAATGTTGCCCAGGCCGTGGAACGGAAAATCGCGGAGCTGAAGGCCTCCCTGCCGGGGGACATCCGCCTCGGGATCGTGGAAAATCAGGCGGATTACGTCACCGCCGCCCTCAAGGGTGTCAGGAACGCCGCCGCCGAAGCCGCCGTTCTCATCATTCTCGTGGTTTACCTTTTCCTGGGAAGCTGGCGGCAGGCCCTGATCATGATGCTGGTTTTGCCGATCACCCTGATCGTCAACTTCGCCCTGATGAAGCTGGCCGGTTTTTCCCTTAACATCTTCTCCCTCGGGGGGCTCGTCGTCGCTCTCGGCGTCGTTTTGGACAACGCCATCGTCGTTGTGGAAAACATCACCCGATTGAGGCATGAAGGAGAACCCGGAACCTCAGAGACGCTCGCCATCTCCGGCGCCGCGCAGGTCGGGCCGGCCATCATCGCCGCGACGCTGGCGTTCCTGGCTGTTTTTCTCCCCTTTCTGATCGTGCCGGGATTGATCAGCCTGCTGTTCAAGGAACTGATTCTGGTCGTTGCCGGGATCGTTTTAATCAGCCTGTTGATGGCCCTGACAGCCACACCCATGCTGACGGCGCTCCTCCTGGGAGAAAGAGGCTCCCGATCGGTCGAATCAGGTATCTTCGAACGGTTTTTTGAAAGCGTTAAAGGACGCTACGAAGGCTTGTTGAGGGCGGTGCTCCGCCGAAGGAAGCTGATCCTGAGCGTGTTTTCGGTCTTCATGATCGGGGCCGCCTCGCTTTTCTTCTGGGTGGGGAGCGAATTTCTACCCGCCATGGACGACGGCCGCGTCATGATCAAGGTGAAGCTCCCGACGGGGGCCTCCGTCGGTGAGACTGACCGCATTCTGCGCGACATCGAGGGGAAAATTGCCAAGGATCCCCTGATTGAGAGCTATTTCACGCTTGCAGGCGCCAAGGTGCTGGGGCTCTACGCCTTCGAGATCGCCAACGAGGGGGAAATCAATATCCAGCTCGTTCCACGCCATAAACGGAAGATCGGCACCAAGGATTATATCAGGCAGGTCAGATCCGTAGTCTCGAAAGTCCCCGTTCCTGGGGGCAATCTCATCGTCGCGCAGATGAAGATGAAGGGGATGCGCAAAATCGGCGAAGCGGACATCGAGGTAAAGATCAAGGGAGAGGATATGAAGGTCCTCTTCGATCTGGCGCGGAAGACCTCGGAGGCCATGAACGGTCTCAAATATTTCCGGAACGTTTATGTTTCCATGGATTTGACGAAACCGGAATACCAGATCCGGCTCGATCGCACCCGGGCCGCCAGCCTCGGTGTCACCGTGGCCGATGTCGCCTCGGCGGCGCAAACGCTCCTGAGCGGCGCCGTGCCAACGCGCTTCCGGGATGGGGAGGATTTGTACAGTATCCGCCTGAGAATGCCGGAAAAGGAGGTTGCCTCCCGACAAGATGTCGAGAATTTGATCATCAGCCGTTCCCGAGGCGGTTACCTGCGACTCAGAGATGTGGCAAAGGTCATTCAGGCCACCGGACCCGTCGAGATTCTCCGGGAAGATCAGGTCAAAGAGGTGATCATCCGCGGAGATGCCGCCGATGTGAGCATTGGCCAGGCACTTGACGAATTGAAGAAGGCCATGGCGAAGTTCGAGCTGCCGGGGAGCTACGAGGTCTTCTACGGCGGCCAGGCCCAGATGATGCGGGACATGACGAGGTCAGTGGTGATGATTCTGGGGTTCGCCATGTTTTTCGCCTTTGCCGTTCTGGCCGTCCAGTTTAACAGCCTGAAGCTCCCGGCGCTCGTCCTGTCGGTGATTCCCTTCTGCCTGTCCGGAACGGTCGCGGCCCTTTTCCTGACCGGAATTCCGATGGGCGCCACGCTGATCATCGGCATCTTGGTGGTGATCGCCTTGACTGTCAATGAGGGCGTCCTGGTCATCACCTACGCAGAATCGCTGAGATCCCACGAGCAACTGACGGCAGTTGAGGCCATTGTCACGGCGGCAAAAATCCGCCTGCGGCCTCGTCTTATGCTTTCGTTCTGTTTTATCGCCGGGCTCATCCCACTGGCCCTCAACATTGAGGAAGGCGGAGACATGCTTCAGCCCATTGCCGTCGGCGCCATCGGGGGGCTTGCAGTGGGGGTGCTGGTATCGCTGTTCCTTCTGCCCGTATTCTACGTCATTTTTACCGGCAGGGAGCGCTGA
- a CDS encoding thioredoxin family protein, translating to MEQSRQIRIGGNTVGIIDLDEIFSEVRAAGVKGDKAVKQLIIEKVKVKNYVPLQLEDMYREDLFDEYRVFTGQQASRTRKPGVPEIRVYGPGCPLCEQLDRLVMEVIARKGLQVDYRYIKDIREMMKLGLMGTPALVINGKLIAVGRVPNSRELEEILKGVLPKLNKEVCYDDKTCSTGMDF from the coding sequence ATGGAACAGTCAAGACAGATACGCATCGGTGGAAACACGGTAGGGATCATAGACCTGGATGAGATTTTCTCAGAAGTCAGGGCCGCGGGGGTAAAAGGCGACAAGGCCGTGAAGCAACTGATCATTGAGAAGGTCAAGGTGAAAAACTACGTGCCTCTTCAGTTGGAAGACATGTACCGCGAAGACCTTTTCGATGAATACAGGGTCTTTACGGGACAGCAGGCCTCTCGTACGCGGAAACCAGGCGTGCCGGAAATACGCGTTTACGGTCCTGGCTGTCCCCTTTGCGAGCAGTTGGACCGCCTGGTCATGGAGGTCATCGCCAGGAAGGGACTCCAGGTTGACTACCGGTATATCAAGGATATCCGGGAGATGATGAAGCTGGGGCTTATGGGTACGCCCGCCCTGGTCATAAATGGCAAACTGATCGCAGTTGGTCGGGTTCCCAACAGCCGGGAACTGGAAGAGATCCTAAAGGGCGTATTACCTAAACTTAACAAGGAGGTATGTTATGACGACAAAACATGTTCCACCGGAATGGACTTTTGA
- a CDS encoding glycosyltransferase has translation MRVLMFGWEFPPHISGGLGTACLGITQGLGELGTEIIFVLPKIKGDHLASHVKLISASDVSLSEDSSTKIFTKAMEFRAIASTLRPYASASPLIASLSRGILTNQRPGNHGTGELSGDYGSDLFLEVINYGRAAGILARGETFDVIHGHDWMTVHAGIEARRATGKPYIYHVHSLEFDRSGENINRQVYDVERYGLENADHIISVSHYTKNTIVNRYGINPAKVTVVHNAVSRSEGAIRYRGEKRPGEKIVLFLGRITFQKGPDYFIEAAARVLEMIPRVTFVMAGAGDMMPRMIERVAQLGIGRHFHFTGFLKGDEVERIYALSDLYVMPSVSEPFGISPLEAMLYDIPVIMSKQSGVSEILHHALKVDFWNVDELADKMIGAIRHPALVTEMVDRSREELKNIHWKAAAEKILSVYRRVCG, from the coding sequence ATGCGCGTTCTCATGTTCGGCTGGGAATTTCCTCCCCATATCAGCGGCGGACTTGGAACAGCCTGTTTGGGCATCACCCAGGGACTGGGCGAGCTTGGTACGGAAATTATTTTTGTGCTGCCGAAAATAAAGGGAGACCATCTTGCATCCCATGTAAAGCTGATATCGGCATCGGATGTCTCTTTGAGCGAAGATTCGTCAACGAAAATTTTCACCAAGGCCATGGAATTCAGGGCAATTGCATCTACCCTGAGGCCATACGCCAGCGCCTCGCCGTTAATCGCCTCCTTGTCACGAGGGATTTTGACAAATCAGCGGCCGGGTAACCACGGTACCGGGGAACTTTCCGGCGATTATGGTTCAGATCTCTTTCTGGAGGTGATAAACTATGGCCGGGCGGCAGGCATTCTGGCGAGGGGAGAGACCTTCGATGTCATCCACGGACATGATTGGATGACGGTCCATGCGGGGATCGAGGCCCGGCGGGCGACTGGAAAACCCTATATCTACCATGTCCACTCCCTCGAATTCGACCGGAGCGGCGAGAACATCAATCGTCAGGTTTACGATGTTGAACGTTACGGGCTTGAAAATGCGGATCATATCATCAGCGTGAGTCATTACACGAAGAATACCATCGTGAACCGTTATGGCATCAACCCCGCAAAGGTGACGGTCGTGCACAATGCCGTATCGCGGAGCGAGGGGGCAATACGCTACCGCGGTGAGAAACGGCCGGGTGAAAAGATTGTTCTCTTCCTGGGAAGGATTACGTTCCAAAAGGGGCCCGACTACTTCATCGAGGCGGCGGCAAGGGTGCTGGAGATGATTCCGCGGGTGACCTTCGTTATGGCCGGCGCCGGGGATATGATGCCCCGGATGATCGAAAGAGTTGCCCAGTTGGGAATAGGCCGTCACTTTCATTTTACCGGCTTCCTGAAGGGCGACGAGGTGGAACGAATCTATGCCCTGAGTGACCTCTATGTCATGCCGAGCGTTTCCGAACCTTTCGGAATATCGCCGCTGGAAGCCATGCTCTATGATATTCCCGTCATTATGTCAAAGCAGTCGGGCGTCTCCGAGATCCTTCACCACGCACTGAAAGTTGACTTCTGGAATGTTGATGAATTGGCCGACAAGATGATCGGGGCGATCCGGCATCCGGCTCTGGTGACGGAGATGGTGGACAGATCGCGGGAAGAGCTTAAGAACATCCACTGGAAAGCGGCCGCGGAAAAAATCCTGTCGGTATATCGCAGGGTTTGTGGGTAG